One stretch of Ipomoea triloba cultivar NCNSP0323 chromosome 8, ASM357664v1 DNA includes these proteins:
- the LOC116027957 gene encoding linoleate 13S-lipoxygenase 3-1, chloroplastic-like isoform X2 translates to MGLASEFWGLSVMDKAKPGSFLCSSSALVNLENRVHANRLRLKRGVRTADPMASVSVEQRVVKIVPEKAVKFKVRAVVTVRNKEAGGFKEALIKRLDAFTADDQLGRNVVLELISTEIDPKTKGPMKSEPAVLKDWAVKTGMKTETVNYSAEFEVDTNFGCPGAITVVNKHQQEFFLENITLEGFSRGPVYFPCSSWVQSKKNYPRKRIFFSNKPYLPHETPEGVKALREEELRDLRGDGNGVRQLHDRIFDFDVYNDLGNPDKGVDFVRPTLGGEAIPYPRRCRTGRPPCVTDPSCESRLEKPAQMYVPRDEQFDDPKRDAFLSARLRGTMHNLLPGLQAKLSEKNMDFQGFQDLDSIYSETLFNKLGIKEDVVEKLPLPKIVQRFKDADVFKFNIPTILGKDKLAWLRDGEFARQMLAGISPVHIERLRVFPPVSKLDPAAYGPLKSALKEEHILAYLNGMSVQEALDSNKLYIVDYHDVYFPFVDRINALDGRAIYATRTIFFLTDNETLKPIAIELCLPANGHVSRSKRVVTPDGNATSFWMWQIAKAHVSSNDASVHQLIHHWLRTHSSMEPFILSAHRQLSAMHPIYKLLDPHMRYTLEINALARQTLINNEGVLESCFTHGRYAMQISAAAYKSFWQFNLENLPADLIRRGMAVADPMQPHGLKLLIEDYPYAADGLLIWEAIQKWVTTYVNHYYPDFDGVCNDRELQAWYSEAVNVGHADLRNAEWWPTLESPADLASILTTIIWLCSAQHAALNFGQYPYGGYLPNRPTLMRRLIPDENDPEYAVFVSDPQKYFFKALPSKPDATKLIAVVDTLSTHSPDEEYLGERPHPSTWTSDAAMVEAFFEFSADIGQIEEEIDSRNRNPSLNNRCGAGVIPYELLAPSSGPGVTCRGIPNSVTI, encoded by the exons ATGGGTCTTGCGAGTGAATTCTGGGGTTTATCTGTGATGGACAAGGCGAAGCCAGGTTCATTCCTTTGTTCATCGAGTGCGCTGGTGAATCTTGAGAACCGGGTTCACGCGAACCGGCTGCGTTTGAAGAGGGGCGTGAGGACCGCTGATCCAATGGCTTCTGTGAGCGTTGAGCAGAGAGTAGTGAAGATTGTTCCTGAGAAAGCGGTGAAGTTTAAGGTCAGAGCGGTGGTGACTGTGAGGAACAAGGAGGCAGGCGGCTTTAAGGAGGCTTTGATCAAACGTTTGGATGCTTTCACTGCTGATGATCAGTTGGGAAGGAACGTTGTGTTGGAGCTTATCAGCACAGAAATTGATCCTA aaaccAAGGGTCCGATGAAGAGTGAACCAGCGGTGTTGAAAGACTGGGCGGTTAAAACTGGGATGAAAACAGAGACAGTTAATTACAGTGCTGAGTTTGAAGTGGACACCAATTTTGGGTGTCCAGGTGCTATAACGGTGGTTAACAAACATCAACAGGAATTCTTTCTTGAAAACATTACTCTTGAAGGGTTTTCTCGTGGTCCGGTTTATTTCCCCTGCAGTTCATGGGTTCAGTCCAAGAAAAATTATCCCAGAAAGAGGATTTTCTTCTCCAATAAG CCATACTTGCCTCATGAAACACCTGAAGGTGTGAAAGCGTTAAGGGAGGAAGAGCTCAGAGATTTAAGGGGAGATGGCAATGGCGTCCGGCAATTACATGACCGAATTTTCGATTTTGATGTCTACAATGATCTGGGGAATCCTGATAAGGGTGTTGATTTTGTTCGTCCCACGCTCGGCGGTGAAGCCATTCCTTATCCTCGACGTTGTCGGACTGGTCGCCCGCCATGCGTTACTG ACCCGAGTTGCGAGAGCCGATTGGAGAAGCCTGCGCAAATGTACGTTCCAAGGGACGAGCAATTTGACGATCCAAAGCGCGATGCTTTTCTGAGTGCGAGGCTGAGAGGAACAATGCACAATTTACTTCCAGGGTTACAGGCGAAGCTGTCGGAGAAGAACATGGATTTTCAAGGTTTCCAGGATCTTGATAGCATTTACAGTGAAACCCTCTTTAACAAGCTGGGGATTAAGGAAGATGTCGTGGAGAAACTCCCACTGCCCAAAATCGTCCAGAGGTTCAAAGACGCCGACGTTTTCAAGTTCAACATTCCCACCATCCTCGGAA AGGATAAGCTGGCGTGGCTGCGAGATGGTGAGTTCGCCAGGCAAATGTTAGCAGGGATCAGTCCCGTCCACATCGAACGGCTTCGGGTTTTTCCTCCGGTCAGCAAGCTTGATCCTGCGGCGTACGGGCCGCTGAAATCTGCGCTCAAAGAAGAGCACATTCTTGCTTATCTTAACGGGATGAGTGTCCAAGAAGCCCTGGATTCAAACAAGTTGTACATTGTCGATTATCACGACGTGTATTTTCCATTTGTCGATCGGATTAATGCCCTTGACGGCCGTGCAATTTATGCTACCCGAACCATATTTTTCCTGACGGATAATGAAACTCTTAAACCAATTGCTATAGAGCTTTGCCTCCCGGCAAACGGTCATGTTTCTCGGTCAAAACGGGTCGTCACGCCGGACGGCAATGCAACCTCGTTTTGGATGTGGCAGATAGCCAAAGCTCATGTCTCGTCAAATGATGCCAGTGTTCATCAACTTATTCACCATTG GTTGCGCACCCATTCGTCCATGGAACCTTTCATTCTGTCTGCACATAGACAATTAAGTGCGATGCATCCAATCTACAAGCTTCTTGATCCGCACATGAGATACACTTTGGAAATCAATGCCTTGGCTCGCCAGACATTGATCAACAACGAGGGCGTGCTTGAGTCTTGCTTCACTCATGGGCGTTATGCAATGCAGATTAGCGCGGCGGCTTACAAGAGTTTCTGGCAATTCAATCTTGAAAATCTCCCGGCAGACCTGATTCGAAGAGGAATGGCGGTGGCAGACCCGATGCAGCCGCACGGGCTAAAGCTTCTGATCGAGGATTATCCGTATGCGGCGGATGGGCTTTTGATTTGGGAGGCGATTCAGAAGTGGGTCACAACTTACGTGAACCATTACTACCCAGATTTCGACGGGGTCTGCAATGATCGGGAGCTTCAAGCTTGGTATTCCGAGGCGGTCAATGTTGGCCACGCTGACTTGCGTAATGCGGAGTGGTGGCCGACTTTAGAATCTCCGGCGGACCTGGCTTCCATTCTCACCACCATCATTTGGCTGTGTTCCGCGCAACACGCGGCGTTAAACTTCGGGCAGTATCCCTACGGCGGGTACCTGCCCAACCGGCCGACGCTAATGCGGCGATTAATCCCCGACGAGAACGACCCGGAGTACGCCGTGTTCGTCTCCGACCCGCAAAAGTACTTCTTCAAGGCGCTACCGAGCAAGCCGGATGCGACGAAGCTGATCGCCGTCGTGGATACACTGTCTACTCATTCCCCGGACGAGGAATACTTGGGAGAGAGACCGCATCCTTCGACGTGGACGTCGGACGCTGCCATGGTTGAGGCGTTCTTTGAATTCTCGGCGGACATTGGTCAGATTGAGGAGGAGATTGATAGCCGGAACCGCAACCCGAGCCTGAACAATCGGTGCGGTGCCGGCGTTATACCTTATGAACTTCTTGCTCCTAGCTCCGGTCCCGGAGTTACATGTAGAGGTATTCCCAATAGTGTCACTATCTGA
- the LOC116027957 gene encoding linoleate 13S-lipoxygenase 3-1, chloroplastic-like isoform X1, whose amino-acid sequence MGLASEFWGLSVMDKAKPGSFLCSSSALVNLENRVHANRLRLKRGVRTADPMASVSVEQRVVKIVPEKAVKFKVRAVVTVRNKEAGGFKEALIKRLDAFTADDQLGRNVVLELISTEIDPKTKGPMKSEPAVLKDWAVKTGMKTETVNYSAEFEVDTNFGCPGAITVVNKHQQEFFLENITLEGFSRGPVYFPCSSWVQSKKNYPRKRIFFSNKPYLPHETPEGVKALREEELRDLRGDGNGVRQLHDRIFDFDVYNDLGNPDKGVDFVRPTLGGEAIPYPRRCRTGRPPCVTDPSCESRLEKPAQMYVPRDEQFDDPKRDAFLSARLRGTMHNLLPGLQAKLSEKNMDFQGFQDLDSIYSETLFNKLGIKEDVVEKLPLPKIVQRFKDADVFKFNIPTILGSLTLFCHFSEDKLAWLRDGEFARQMLAGISPVHIERLRVFPPVSKLDPAAYGPLKSALKEEHILAYLNGMSVQEALDSNKLYIVDYHDVYFPFVDRINALDGRAIYATRTIFFLTDNETLKPIAIELCLPANGHVSRSKRVVTPDGNATSFWMWQIAKAHVSSNDASVHQLIHHWLRTHSSMEPFILSAHRQLSAMHPIYKLLDPHMRYTLEINALARQTLINNEGVLESCFTHGRYAMQISAAAYKSFWQFNLENLPADLIRRGMAVADPMQPHGLKLLIEDYPYAADGLLIWEAIQKWVTTYVNHYYPDFDGVCNDRELQAWYSEAVNVGHADLRNAEWWPTLESPADLASILTTIIWLCSAQHAALNFGQYPYGGYLPNRPTLMRRLIPDENDPEYAVFVSDPQKYFFKALPSKPDATKLIAVVDTLSTHSPDEEYLGERPHPSTWTSDAAMVEAFFEFSADIGQIEEEIDSRNRNPSLNNRCGAGVIPYELLAPSSGPGVTCRGIPNSVTI is encoded by the exons ATGGGTCTTGCGAGTGAATTCTGGGGTTTATCTGTGATGGACAAGGCGAAGCCAGGTTCATTCCTTTGTTCATCGAGTGCGCTGGTGAATCTTGAGAACCGGGTTCACGCGAACCGGCTGCGTTTGAAGAGGGGCGTGAGGACCGCTGATCCAATGGCTTCTGTGAGCGTTGAGCAGAGAGTAGTGAAGATTGTTCCTGAGAAAGCGGTGAAGTTTAAGGTCAGAGCGGTGGTGACTGTGAGGAACAAGGAGGCAGGCGGCTTTAAGGAGGCTTTGATCAAACGTTTGGATGCTTTCACTGCTGATGATCAGTTGGGAAGGAACGTTGTGTTGGAGCTTATCAGCACAGAAATTGATCCTA aaaccAAGGGTCCGATGAAGAGTGAACCAGCGGTGTTGAAAGACTGGGCGGTTAAAACTGGGATGAAAACAGAGACAGTTAATTACAGTGCTGAGTTTGAAGTGGACACCAATTTTGGGTGTCCAGGTGCTATAACGGTGGTTAACAAACATCAACAGGAATTCTTTCTTGAAAACATTACTCTTGAAGGGTTTTCTCGTGGTCCGGTTTATTTCCCCTGCAGTTCATGGGTTCAGTCCAAGAAAAATTATCCCAGAAAGAGGATTTTCTTCTCCAATAAG CCATACTTGCCTCATGAAACACCTGAAGGTGTGAAAGCGTTAAGGGAGGAAGAGCTCAGAGATTTAAGGGGAGATGGCAATGGCGTCCGGCAATTACATGACCGAATTTTCGATTTTGATGTCTACAATGATCTGGGGAATCCTGATAAGGGTGTTGATTTTGTTCGTCCCACGCTCGGCGGTGAAGCCATTCCTTATCCTCGACGTTGTCGGACTGGTCGCCCGCCATGCGTTACTG ACCCGAGTTGCGAGAGCCGATTGGAGAAGCCTGCGCAAATGTACGTTCCAAGGGACGAGCAATTTGACGATCCAAAGCGCGATGCTTTTCTGAGTGCGAGGCTGAGAGGAACAATGCACAATTTACTTCCAGGGTTACAGGCGAAGCTGTCGGAGAAGAACATGGATTTTCAAGGTTTCCAGGATCTTGATAGCATTTACAGTGAAACCCTCTTTAACAAGCTGGGGATTAAGGAAGATGTCGTGGAGAAACTCCCACTGCCCAAAATCGTCCAGAGGTTCAAAGACGCCGACGTTTTCAAGTTCAACATTCCCACCATCCTCGGAA GTCTTACTCTGTTCTGTCATTTCTCAGAGGATAAGCTGGCGTGGCTGCGAGATGGTGAGTTCGCCAGGCAAATGTTAGCAGGGATCAGTCCCGTCCACATCGAACGGCTTCGGGTTTTTCCTCCGGTCAGCAAGCTTGATCCTGCGGCGTACGGGCCGCTGAAATCTGCGCTCAAAGAAGAGCACATTCTTGCTTATCTTAACGGGATGAGTGTCCAAGAAGCCCTGGATTCAAACAAGTTGTACATTGTCGATTATCACGACGTGTATTTTCCATTTGTCGATCGGATTAATGCCCTTGACGGCCGTGCAATTTATGCTACCCGAACCATATTTTTCCTGACGGATAATGAAACTCTTAAACCAATTGCTATAGAGCTTTGCCTCCCGGCAAACGGTCATGTTTCTCGGTCAAAACGGGTCGTCACGCCGGACGGCAATGCAACCTCGTTTTGGATGTGGCAGATAGCCAAAGCTCATGTCTCGTCAAATGATGCCAGTGTTCATCAACTTATTCACCATTG GTTGCGCACCCATTCGTCCATGGAACCTTTCATTCTGTCTGCACATAGACAATTAAGTGCGATGCATCCAATCTACAAGCTTCTTGATCCGCACATGAGATACACTTTGGAAATCAATGCCTTGGCTCGCCAGACATTGATCAACAACGAGGGCGTGCTTGAGTCTTGCTTCACTCATGGGCGTTATGCAATGCAGATTAGCGCGGCGGCTTACAAGAGTTTCTGGCAATTCAATCTTGAAAATCTCCCGGCAGACCTGATTCGAAGAGGAATGGCGGTGGCAGACCCGATGCAGCCGCACGGGCTAAAGCTTCTGATCGAGGATTATCCGTATGCGGCGGATGGGCTTTTGATTTGGGAGGCGATTCAGAAGTGGGTCACAACTTACGTGAACCATTACTACCCAGATTTCGACGGGGTCTGCAATGATCGGGAGCTTCAAGCTTGGTATTCCGAGGCGGTCAATGTTGGCCACGCTGACTTGCGTAATGCGGAGTGGTGGCCGACTTTAGAATCTCCGGCGGACCTGGCTTCCATTCTCACCACCATCATTTGGCTGTGTTCCGCGCAACACGCGGCGTTAAACTTCGGGCAGTATCCCTACGGCGGGTACCTGCCCAACCGGCCGACGCTAATGCGGCGATTAATCCCCGACGAGAACGACCCGGAGTACGCCGTGTTCGTCTCCGACCCGCAAAAGTACTTCTTCAAGGCGCTACCGAGCAAGCCGGATGCGACGAAGCTGATCGCCGTCGTGGATACACTGTCTACTCATTCCCCGGACGAGGAATACTTGGGAGAGAGACCGCATCCTTCGACGTGGACGTCGGACGCTGCCATGGTTGAGGCGTTCTTTGAATTCTCGGCGGACATTGGTCAGATTGAGGAGGAGATTGATAGCCGGAACCGCAACCCGAGCCTGAACAATCGGTGCGGTGCCGGCGTTATACCTTATGAACTTCTTGCTCCTAGCTCCGGTCCCGGAGTTACATGTAGAGGTATTCCCAATAGTGTCACTATCTGA